From Melospiza melodia melodia isolate bMelMel2 chromosome 31, bMelMel2.pri, whole genome shotgun sequence, one genomic window encodes:
- the MAP3K12 gene encoding mitogen-activated protein kinase kinase kinase 12 isoform X2, producing the protein MACLHETRTPSPSLALPSDGTPEQELTPTQCVLRDVLPAPSAPPEAWPRRGGARGPELGPEAAGPLAADAAHLRCQAGGGFLEGLFGCLKPVWTMIGKAYAAEHKHPPEDPWEVPFEEILDLQWVGSGAQGAVFLGRFHGEEVAVKKVRDLKETDIKHLRKLKHPNIITFKGVCTQAPCYCIIMEFCAQGQLYEVLRAGRKVTPSLLVDWSMGIAGGMNYLHLHKIIHRDLKSPNMLITYDDVVKISDFGTSKELIDKSTKMSFAGTVAWMAPEVIRNEPVSEKVDIWSFGVVLWELLTGEIPYKDVDSSAIIWGVGSNSLHLPVPSSCPDGFKVLLRQCWNSKPRNRPSFRQILLHLDIASADVLSTPQETYFKSQAEWREEVKLHFEKIKSEGTCLHRLEEELINRRREELRHALDIREHYERKLERANNLYMELSALMLQLELKEKELLRREQALEKRYPGLFKPRVPRGLLHGNAVETLIKKRNVPQKLSPHGKRPDILKPEVLLPKLDAAMAQVALPGCPKGPPSPGRSRRAKGRHRKAGPRGGCAEPGPEAGTPRGAPAAAASPDILGGTLEAAGAPPAAEPDAGPEGASGSQGSPPAQPPTPGEPERESGAGRGGRGAAGTHLTPAALLYRAAVTRGQKRGVSSEEEEGEVDSEVELPLRQRWPPGMSKRQSLSTFSSENFSDGDGDEGHTSEPSHSATPDVGSTNTDERPDDRSEDLLSQGSEIPLDAAPPDGPGRRHGGLSPTKVSEDSDCDSAELDHSGSGEGPPRPTAPPGL; encoded by the exons atggcctgcCTGCACGAGACCCGCACCCCGTCGCCGTCGCTGGCGCTGCCGTCGGACGGGACCCCCGAGCAGGAGCTGACCCCCACGCAGTGCGTGCTGCGGGATGTGCTGCCGGCGCCCAGCGCGCCCCCCGAGGCCTGGCCCCGCCGCGGGGGCGCCCGGGGCCCCGAGCTCGGCCCCGAGGCCGCGGGGCCGCTGGCGGCCGACGCCGCCCACCTGCGCTGCCAGGCCGGGGGCGGCTTCCTCGAGGGGCTCTTCGGCTGCCTCAAGCCCGTGTGGACCATGATCGGCAAAGCGTACGCGGCCGAGCACAAGCACCCGCCCGAGG ACCCCTGGGAGGTGCCGTTCGAGGAGATCCTGGACCTGCAGTGGGTGGGCAGCGGCGCGCAGGGCGCCGTGTTCCTGGGCCGCTTCCACGGCGAGGAGGTGGCCGTGAAGAAGGTGCGGGACCTCAAGGAGACCGACATCAAACACCTGCGCAAGCTCAAGCACCCCAACATCATCACCTTCAA GGGCGTGTGCACCCAGGCCCCCTGCTACTGCATCATCATGGAGTTCTGCGCCCAGGGCCAGCTCTACGAGGTGCTGCGCGCCGGCCGCAAGGTCACGCCCTCGCTGCTGGTCGACTGGTCCATGGGCATCGCCGGCGGCATGAACTACCTGCACCTGCACAAGATCATCCACCGTGACCTCAAATCGCCCAA CATGCTCATCACCTACGACGACGTGGTGAAGATCTCGGACTTCGGCACCTCCAAGGAGCTCATTGACAAGAGCACCAAGATGTCCTTCGCCGGCACCGTGGCCTGGATGGCCCCCGAGGTCATCCGCAACGAGCCCGTCTCCGAGAAGGTGGACATCTG GTCCTTCGGGGtggtgctgtgggagctgctgacgGGCGAGATCCCCTACAAGGACGTGGACTCGTCGGCCATCATCTGGGGCGTGGGCAGCAACAGCCTGCACCTGCCCGTGCCCTCCAGCTGCCCCGACGGCTTCAAGGTGCTGCTGCGCCAGTGCTG GAACAGCAAACCCCGGAACCGCCCGTCCTTCCGCCAGATCCTGCTGCACCTCGACATCGCCTCGGCCGACGTCCTCTCCACCCCGCAGGAGACCTACTTCAAATCCCAG GCCGAGTGGCGGGAGGAGGTGAAGCTGCACTTCGAGAAGATCAAGTCGGAGGGGACGTGTCTGCACCGGCTGGAGGAGGAGCTGATCAACCGCCGGCGCGAGGAGCTGCG GCACGCTCTGGACATCCGGGAGCACTACGAGCGGAAACTGGAGCGCGCCAACAACCTGTACATGGAGCTGAGCGCCCtcatgctgcagctggagctcaaGGAGAAGGAGCTGCTCAG GCGGGAGCAGGCGCTGGAGAAGCGCTACCCCGGGCTCTTCAAGCCGCGGGTGCCGCGGGGGCTCCTGCACGGCAACGCCGTCGAGACCCTCATCAAGAAGCGAAACGTCCCCCAGAAGCTCTCGCCCCACGGCAAGCG CCCCGACATCCTGAAGCCGGAGGTGCTGCTGCCCAAGCTGGACGCGGCCATGGCGCAGGTGGCGCTGCCGGGGTGTCCCAAGGGCCCCCCGTCCCCCGGGCGCAGCCGCCGCGCCAAGGGCCGCCACCGCAAGGCGGGGCCGCGGGGGGGCTGCGCGGAGCCGGGGCCCGAGGCCGGGACCCCGCGgggcgcccccgccgccgccgccagcccCGACATCCTCGGGGGCACCCTGGAGGCCGCGGGCGCGCCGCCGGCCGCCGAGCCCGACGCGGGGCCCGAGGGCGCCTCGGGCAGCCAGGGGTCGCCCCCGGCGCAGCCCCCCACGCCCGGGGAGCCCGAGCGGGAGAGCGGCGCCGGCCGGGGGGGCCGAGGCGCGGCCGGGACGCACCTGACCCCCGCGGCCCTGCTGTACCGGGCGGCCGTCACCCGCGGGCAG AAACGGGGGGTCTCGTCGGAGGAAGAGGAGGGCGAGGTGGACAGCGAGGTGGAGCTGCCGCTGCGGCAGAG GTGGCCCCCGGGGATGAGCAAGCGCCAGTCGCTGTCCACCTTCAGCTCGGAGAACTTCTCGGACGGCGACGGCGACGAGGGCCACACGAGCGAGCCGTCGCACAGCGCCACGCCCGACGTGGGCAGCACCAACACGGACGAGCGCCCCGATGACCGCTCCGAGGATCTGCTGTCCCAGGGCTCCGAGATCCCGCTGGACGCGGCCCCGCCCGACGGGCCCGGCCGCCGGCACGGGGGGCTCAGCCCCACCAAG GTCTCCGAGGACTCGGACTGCGACAGCGCGGAGCTCGATCACTCAGGCAGCGGCGAGGGGCCCCCCCGGCCCACCGCCCCCCCGGGCCTGTGA
- the MAP3K12 gene encoding mitogen-activated protein kinase kinase kinase 12 isoform X1, whose product MACLPRPRCPLTPIWGSPSPLPLAPSPMACLHETRTPSPSLALPSDGTPEQELTPTQCVLRDVLPAPSAPPEAWPRRGGARGPELGPEAAGPLAADAAHLRCQAGGGFLEGLFGCLKPVWTMIGKAYAAEHKHPPEDPWEVPFEEILDLQWVGSGAQGAVFLGRFHGEEVAVKKVRDLKETDIKHLRKLKHPNIITFKGVCTQAPCYCIIMEFCAQGQLYEVLRAGRKVTPSLLVDWSMGIAGGMNYLHLHKIIHRDLKSPNMLITYDDVVKISDFGTSKELIDKSTKMSFAGTVAWMAPEVIRNEPVSEKVDIWSFGVVLWELLTGEIPYKDVDSSAIIWGVGSNSLHLPVPSSCPDGFKVLLRQCWNSKPRNRPSFRQILLHLDIASADVLSTPQETYFKSQAEWREEVKLHFEKIKSEGTCLHRLEEELINRRREELRHALDIREHYERKLERANNLYMELSALMLQLELKEKELLRREQALEKRYPGLFKPRVPRGLLHGNAVETLIKKRNVPQKLSPHGKRPDILKPEVLLPKLDAAMAQVALPGCPKGPPSPGRSRRAKGRHRKAGPRGGCAEPGPEAGTPRGAPAAAASPDILGGTLEAAGAPPAAEPDAGPEGASGSQGSPPAQPPTPGEPERESGAGRGGRGAAGTHLTPAALLYRAAVTRGQKRGVSSEEEEGEVDSEVELPLRQRWPPGMSKRQSLSTFSSENFSDGDGDEGHTSEPSHSATPDVGSTNTDERPDDRSEDLLSQGSEIPLDAAPPDGPGRRHGGLSPTKVSEDSDCDSAELDHSGSGEGPPRPTAPPGL is encoded by the exons atggcctgcCTGCCCCGTCCCCGCTGCCCCCTCACCCCGATTTGGGGGTCTCCATCCCCGCTGCCCCTcgcccccagccccatggcctgcCTGCACGAGACCCGCACCCCGTCGCCGTCGCTGGCGCTGCCGTCGGACGGGACCCCCGAGCAGGAGCTGACCCCCACGCAGTGCGTGCTGCGGGATGTGCTGCCGGCGCCCAGCGCGCCCCCCGAGGCCTGGCCCCGCCGCGGGGGCGCCCGGGGCCCCGAGCTCGGCCCCGAGGCCGCGGGGCCGCTGGCGGCCGACGCCGCCCACCTGCGCTGCCAGGCCGGGGGCGGCTTCCTCGAGGGGCTCTTCGGCTGCCTCAAGCCCGTGTGGACCATGATCGGCAAAGCGTACGCGGCCGAGCACAAGCACCCGCCCGAGG ACCCCTGGGAGGTGCCGTTCGAGGAGATCCTGGACCTGCAGTGGGTGGGCAGCGGCGCGCAGGGCGCCGTGTTCCTGGGCCGCTTCCACGGCGAGGAGGTGGCCGTGAAGAAGGTGCGGGACCTCAAGGAGACCGACATCAAACACCTGCGCAAGCTCAAGCACCCCAACATCATCACCTTCAA GGGCGTGTGCACCCAGGCCCCCTGCTACTGCATCATCATGGAGTTCTGCGCCCAGGGCCAGCTCTACGAGGTGCTGCGCGCCGGCCGCAAGGTCACGCCCTCGCTGCTGGTCGACTGGTCCATGGGCATCGCCGGCGGCATGAACTACCTGCACCTGCACAAGATCATCCACCGTGACCTCAAATCGCCCAA CATGCTCATCACCTACGACGACGTGGTGAAGATCTCGGACTTCGGCACCTCCAAGGAGCTCATTGACAAGAGCACCAAGATGTCCTTCGCCGGCACCGTGGCCTGGATGGCCCCCGAGGTCATCCGCAACGAGCCCGTCTCCGAGAAGGTGGACATCTG GTCCTTCGGGGtggtgctgtgggagctgctgacgGGCGAGATCCCCTACAAGGACGTGGACTCGTCGGCCATCATCTGGGGCGTGGGCAGCAACAGCCTGCACCTGCCCGTGCCCTCCAGCTGCCCCGACGGCTTCAAGGTGCTGCTGCGCCAGTGCTG GAACAGCAAACCCCGGAACCGCCCGTCCTTCCGCCAGATCCTGCTGCACCTCGACATCGCCTCGGCCGACGTCCTCTCCACCCCGCAGGAGACCTACTTCAAATCCCAG GCCGAGTGGCGGGAGGAGGTGAAGCTGCACTTCGAGAAGATCAAGTCGGAGGGGACGTGTCTGCACCGGCTGGAGGAGGAGCTGATCAACCGCCGGCGCGAGGAGCTGCG GCACGCTCTGGACATCCGGGAGCACTACGAGCGGAAACTGGAGCGCGCCAACAACCTGTACATGGAGCTGAGCGCCCtcatgctgcagctggagctcaaGGAGAAGGAGCTGCTCAG GCGGGAGCAGGCGCTGGAGAAGCGCTACCCCGGGCTCTTCAAGCCGCGGGTGCCGCGGGGGCTCCTGCACGGCAACGCCGTCGAGACCCTCATCAAGAAGCGAAACGTCCCCCAGAAGCTCTCGCCCCACGGCAAGCG CCCCGACATCCTGAAGCCGGAGGTGCTGCTGCCCAAGCTGGACGCGGCCATGGCGCAGGTGGCGCTGCCGGGGTGTCCCAAGGGCCCCCCGTCCCCCGGGCGCAGCCGCCGCGCCAAGGGCCGCCACCGCAAGGCGGGGCCGCGGGGGGGCTGCGCGGAGCCGGGGCCCGAGGCCGGGACCCCGCGgggcgcccccgccgccgccgccagcccCGACATCCTCGGGGGCACCCTGGAGGCCGCGGGCGCGCCGCCGGCCGCCGAGCCCGACGCGGGGCCCGAGGGCGCCTCGGGCAGCCAGGGGTCGCCCCCGGCGCAGCCCCCCACGCCCGGGGAGCCCGAGCGGGAGAGCGGCGCCGGCCGGGGGGGCCGAGGCGCGGCCGGGACGCACCTGACCCCCGCGGCCCTGCTGTACCGGGCGGCCGTCACCCGCGGGCAG AAACGGGGGGTCTCGTCGGAGGAAGAGGAGGGCGAGGTGGACAGCGAGGTGGAGCTGCCGCTGCGGCAGAG GTGGCCCCCGGGGATGAGCAAGCGCCAGTCGCTGTCCACCTTCAGCTCGGAGAACTTCTCGGACGGCGACGGCGACGAGGGCCACACGAGCGAGCCGTCGCACAGCGCCACGCCCGACGTGGGCAGCACCAACACGGACGAGCGCCCCGATGACCGCTCCGAGGATCTGCTGTCCCAGGGCTCCGAGATCCCGCTGGACGCGGCCCCGCCCGACGGGCCCGGCCGCCGGCACGGGGGGCTCAGCCCCACCAAG GTCTCCGAGGACTCGGACTGCGACAGCGCGGAGCTCGATCACTCAGGCAGCGGCGAGGGGCCCCCCCGGCCCACCGCCCCCCCGGGCCTGTGA